AGTTCTTCCAATATCTCCTGTTTTTCAGGGTTAGAAACTGTAAGCAATGAAACGGTTCTGTCGGCCAATCGTGATGGCTTCTGGATGTTGGATAACATGCCCGTGTGCTCTTCACTCAGGTTGGGCGCTACCTGGATCAAATCACCGAATACCTGGCGAAGATTACTTCCCATGGCATCGAGTTCTATATCATCCGTCGGAGAAGTGTCTGCAACACGTTGAACAGCAGCACGATAATATGGTTCTTTTTCTTTATAGGATAAAATTTTAACGCGATCGATCCCTTGGACAATGGCGGATTTACTATTGTCCGGCATATCAAAAACTTTCAGGACAACCGCGAGCGTTCCAAAAGAGTATAAATCTTCTGGGCTAGGATCTTCTATGGAGCCATCTTCCTGGGCCACCACAACAATATGCTTGCTCTTGGGTGGCAATTCGTTAATTAGCTTCAGGGATTTATCCCTGCCGATGTAAATCGGAATTACTTGCTGCGGAAATAATACCGTATTCCGCAAAGGCATTACAGGATAAGTTTCGCTTTCTTCCAGCAAATCTTCGTTTAAATCTTTTTCAAATTCGTCGCTCATGACATTCCTTAATTTAAGTCAGACATAGTTGAGTCAAACTTTGTGCCATCAATAATACTTTGCTTTTATGACGTAAAAACATCAATTTTCACCAATTTCTCTGCCATATCGGTTTACTTTGGTAAGATATGACAAGAGACACAGTTTTCCCGAAATTCGTGGGGCATCTTTTTTACCTGCATTACGCCAGACCCAAAATTCATTTCTCGCTCCGTTGCATGACACTTCAAACAGGTACTTTCATCAATGAACTGCATGTGGGCCACAAAATTCGAAAGTTTTGGTGGTACCTTTCCATCAACCAAGATTAAGGGTGCTTCTGATTCAGTAATATCGGCTTCAGCAATTTCAGATTCAGGAATAGGAGCGATTCCCTGGTCCCCGTAAACCATCCAAACTAAAATAAATCCAGATACCACAACCAAACTATAGATTAAATTTTTATATTGATTCATATTATTACCTTTGCTAGTCGCGCTTGTTCATCTGCATGGTAAGAACTCCGCACCAATGCACCTGATTCCACTACACGAAAACCCAATTCTAATCCTATCCTTTTGTAATCTTCAAATTCTTCATCTTCAACATAACGATTCACAGGTAGGTGATTCTTGGTCGGTTGTAAATATTGACCAATGGTAAAAATCTCTACACCCAAATCCACCACTTCTTTCATAGTTTCAACTACCTCGCTTTTTGATTCACCAAGACCAACCATCATGCTTGTTTTGGTCAGCAACCCATAATCCACTGATTGTTTCAAAACATCTAGGCTTCTAGACCAAACTGACTGTGCGCGGACTTGTCGGCTAATCCGTTCGATGCATTCTACATTGTGAGAAAAAATCTCTGGCGCTGCTTCAAATACTGTTTCCAATGCCGGTTTGAATCCTTGAAAATCAGGCGTCAAAACTTCAACGGTACATTCAGGGACGTGGTGGTGAATTTGTTTAATTGTCTCTGCCCAAATCTTTGAACCATAATCACCTTTTAGATCATCCCGATCTACTGAGGTAATCACGACATGACTCAAATTCATTTTCTTCACCGCCATTGCCGTTCGCACCGGTTCCATCTCATCCAGGACTTGAGGCTTTCCTGTATTCACAGAACAGAATCCACATGAACGAGTACAAGTATTCCCGAGAATCATAATAGTGGCTGTACCGCGGCCCCAGCATTCATAAATATTGGGACAGCGAGCTTCTTCACAAACAGTATTGAGTTTGTTGGTACTCACAACCTCCTGGACGAATTTGTAATCCTCCCCGTATTGCAGACGAATTTTTGGTTTTTTGGAAATGGTTCTTTTGGCGGTTATTTCCATCAATCCACTTTCTGAAATAGGTAAATCATATATCGTTTGTATTTTCTAAAATCATCACTTTCGAGTAATGAGAATTGTTTCAGCTTTTTATTTACTTTTTTACCAAATGCTTTTTTAATTACCTTTAAAATAAAAGGATGCTTTTTATCCAAATAGTTTGAAGAGAACTCTACCGTTGGATAAATGAACCGCTCCATGAATGCTTTAGCACCATCCAAGGTTGGCATGGTATTCTCTGTTTGATCATATTCGCGAATTAGTTTAAAACCATATTCTTTTGCTTTTTCCATATAGATTTTTTCATCATGAGCGGCCTTGATATGCCAATCACCGCTACCATCATTGTGATGAAGAAAATAATCGGAGGCCAAAAGGTAGCCCCCATCTCTAATGGTTTTTCGAGCTGTTTTCCACCCCGTCTCAATCTGGATATAACAAGCACTTTCACTCTCCAGCACTAGGTCATATTGTTTTTCCGGTTCGAAATCCTCAAACTTCGTCCGGTGAAATTTTACCTCACCATTATATTTTTTCGCAAATACACTTTCTTGGTATTCATCTGGAGACAATGCTTCTACTGAATACCCTTGCGATAAAAGATAACTGGAATTGCCACCGATTCCTGCGCCCACATCTAGGACAGTTTTCACATCCTCGGGAATGAAGGAAGTCAAGTGTTCGATATAGCGTCCCTGGGCAGCCACCATTTCATCTAAAGAAATATTATCCACATTCACATTTTCAGGATGATCCCAAAATCCATAGTGTAGATAGGGCGAACGGATCGATTCTGAATAGAGTTTTAATACGTGATCAATAGGCATTAGATTATGTTTTCTAAATTAATGTTTTCAATATTTTGCCTGACAGATTCGATAAATTGACTGCCGCCGGCACCATCTACCAATCGATGATCAAACCCTAAGGATAAGAACATCATACTTTTGATCCCTATTGTATCCCCTTCGTTTGTTTCAATCACCACAGGCCGTTTTTTCACCACACCCACACCGAGGATTCCCACGTTTGGTTGGTTGATAATTGGTGTTCCCATAGTAACATTGAATACGCCAAAATTGGAAATGGAAAATGTGGATCCCTGGAGTTCATCGGGGTTCAATTGTTTGTTGCGAGTACGCACGGCCATATCTCTCACCTTACGGCATAACCCAAGAAAATTAAGCTCTTCACATCTGGCCATAACAGGAACCATGAGACCTTTATCCACAGCCACGGCCATTCCAATATTTACATTTTTATGATAAATAATCGCTGATCCATCGATGGATGCATTCATATCTGGATTGGCAGTCAATGCCTTAACGCAAGCCTGTATTATGAAAGGTGTGTAGGTAAGTTTATATCCTTCCTTTTTATAGAAAGCATCTTCCTGGGAATTAACATAATTCACAATAGCGGACATATCTACTTCTGTCATGACATAAACATGGGCCGATGTTTCTATACTTTTTCGCATATGACCAGCAATCAGTTTGCGCATATGATCCATTTCAACTCTGGCTTCATCACCAGTGAATGCCGGTGCAGTTGCCGGTTTCGGGATACTGCTTTGTTGTTGAGGCGCTGGTGCGGCAGTGCGACTTTCCAAATATTTTAAAATATCCAGTTTGGTCACTCGACCGCCTTTGCCTGAACCGGAAATGGTCATCAGTTCTTCAAAACCAATACCATTTTCTGCAGCAATTTTATTAACCACTGGTGTAATAAATTTCTTTTCCCCTGAAGCCTGTATTGGAGGTCGTGTTTGAGTCACTGGTTTTGGCGCTTCTACAGGTTTTTCAACAATGGGGTCAGGTTCAACCACCGGCTTTTCTTTCTTTGGTGGCGATGCAATCGGTTTCGCTGCGCCGGCCTCTGTTTCAACCCGTGCAATAACAGCACCCACATCCAGTACATCATTGGGCTCGGCGAGGATTTCAACAAGGACACCAGCTGTTGGACTGGGAATTTCAGAATCTACTTTATCTGTGCCAATCTCCAATAAAATTTCGTCCAATTCTATGGCATCACCCACTTTTTTGCGCCATTCTATAATGGTGCCTTCAGTAATTGATTCACCCATTTTTGGCATAACAACATCTACAATCATCAGTACTCCAGTAATTCTTTTAGCGCAGTTTGAATATTAAGGGTTTGGGGAAGAATCTCTTCTTCTAAAAACCAGTTAAAAGGCACATGGCAGTCCGCTGAACCTACCCGTTTTATGGGGCCATCCAAGTCTTCAAAATGTCGTTCGGCAATGATTGCTGCAATTTCTGCCCCTGGACCGTTGGTTAAATTATCCTCATGAACCACTAAAACTTTACCAGTTTTTTCAACGGATGCACTGATTGTTTTTTCATCCAGTGGATTGAGTGTCCGCAGGTCAATGATTTCCACAATCCCAGGATCAATGCCTTCTTTTTTAACCGCTTCGATAGATTTTTGCACCATGGCACCCCAGGTTATAATGGTTAAAACAGCGCCTTCTTGCAATACTCGCGCTTTACCAAATGGCAGTATATAATTTTCGTCCGGCTCTGGTGTCGCCGCAAATCCCTGGCGGTATAGTCCTTTATGTTCCATAAATAACACAGGATCATCCATCCGGCAAGCCGCTTTTAGCAATCCCTTGGCATCTGCCGCATTTGATGGATAGGCAATTCGAATTCCCGGAATATGCATAAAATATCCATCGATTGATTGGCTGTGACAAAGTCCGCCGTGAATATACCCACCTACAGGAACGCGAATCACAACGGGGCAACTCCAGGCATTATTTGATCGGTAGCGCATGGTGGACAATTCATTCCTAATCTGCATCATTGCCGTCCATATATAATCACCAAACTGTATCTCAATAACGGGCTTCCACCCTGCGCAAGCCATGCCAATTCCAGTCCCAACAATAGATGCTTCAGCTAATGGAGAGTTAAAAACACGATCTTTTCCATATTTATTTGTAAGTCCCCGGCTCGCCGTAAATACACCACCCTTGGGATCCGCAACATCTTCTCCAAATATCACCATTTTATCATTTTTCCCCATCTCTTCAGAAAGGGCATGATTGATAGCATCCACCAATACAACTTTTTCGCTGATTTCATTAAAGTTGGTTTCTTCTAAAGCCGGTTCATGGGAATAAATATAATCCATAGCTGTTGATTTCTCAGGATGCTCTTGCTGTTCCGCCCACTCTGTTTCTTTATCTACAAGAGTTTTGACTTCATCACGGATCTTATCAAATTCTTTTTGTTGAATAGTTTTCCCTTCGATGCAGGCTTCTTCAAACCGTAAAATTGGATCCCTTTTTCTATCAGTTTCAAGATCTTCTTCTGAGCGGTACTTTCGTTGGTCATCAGAAGAGGAATGAGGTAATAATCGTACAACATTGGAAACAATAACTGAAGGACCTTTCCCTTTTCGAGCACGATCCACTGCTTTTTGAAAAGCCAAATGAGTCTCAAAAAAATCTGTTCCATCTACATTATAACGAGCCAAATTTTGGTAACCAGCCACCATGGAATAAACCGATCCGCCAGAAGTTTGTTCAGAAATATGAACACTAATAGCATACTCATTATCTTCTACATGAAAAATAATCGGAAGCTTTTCCCGACTGGCCCAGTTCAACGCTTCATGGAATTCACCCTGGCTTGTAGTCCCCTCACCAGAGGACACATAGACCACTTCCTTTTTCCCTTCCCACTTTCGGGTCAAAGCCGAACCAACAGACTGTAAAAATTGGGTGCCAGTGGGACTGGATTGACTCACGATTCGTAATTCTTTATCCCCAAAATGCTGGGGCATTTGGCGACCACCGGATGCAGGATCATCCTTCCGCGCCAAAAATCCCAATAAATGATCTTTACTCGTCACCCCAAGACCCAAGGTCAAGGCCGCATCCCTGTAATAGGGATATATCCAATCTTCACCCGGTTTCAAATTTGAAGATGCAGCCAACTGGGCTGCTTCATGACCAGAGCAAGCAATATGAAAAAACGATTTCCCTTGCCGTATCATAATCATCATTTTTTCATCCAACCGCCGGGCCAGAACCATCTTTCGGTAAATCTCTAATAATTCTTTTTTCTGGAATCCATGCAATCTTGGCATCAATTCACCTCTACTATTTCCTGCATATGAAATACATCATTAAATGATTGTGTTATCTTGTTTTTCACTAAGGATAAATCTTGTTTTCCCCCCAGAACCTTTTCCATGGATGTGACACCATATTCAAAAATACCGCAGGGAATTATCCCCCCATAATAATTGAGATCTGTATTCACGTTAAGAGCAAACCCATGCATCGTAACCCAACGGGAGATTCGAACACCTTGGGCGCCAATCTTTTCATCACCAACCCAAACACCAGTTAGCCCTTCTTTCAATCCTGCCTCAATACCATAAGTGAATAACGTATCGATCATCATTTGTTCTAAAGTTCGCATATACCAACTGACATTTTTTTTAAATCGGTGAAGATCCAAAATCGGATATCCCACAATTTGCCCAGGACCATGAAAGGTAATATCGCCACCTCGTTCTACGTTGAATACTTTTGCATCTTTTGGCGCTGATTGAAGCAAATGATTTTCATCCGCGTTTTTGCCTAACGTATAGACTGGTTCATGCTCTACAAATATCAATGTATCTGGCGCCTGTCCTATTAACACTTTTTGGTGGTATTCCTTTTGGAAATCCCAAGAAGATTGGTAATCCATTTGGCCTAAGTCTATGACTTTAATTTGGTTTTTCATTCTTAGTTATAATTGTGACAATGAGCTTGACGAAGCATTACTGATGAACACTCTGGCCAAATGCATCCAAGGCCGCTTCCATGACCGCTTCCGATAAAGTGGGATGGGCATGAACCGTCATTGCAATTTCTTGCCAAGTTGTTTCCAACGCCTTGGCCACACCTAGTTCGGCGATTAATTCAGTCGCTTCGCTGCCCACAATGTGGCAACCCAACAATTCGCCATATTTGGCGTCAAAAATAATTTTTACAAACCCAGTGGATTCTCGGATTGCCAGAGCTTTTCCGCTGGCACGAAAATCAAATCGTCCTACTTTAATATCATGTCCCATTTCTTTGGCTACCGCTTCTGTCATTCCCAAGGAGGCCACTTGAGGCTGACAATAAGTACATCCGGGAATATTTGAATAATCCACTGGATGAGCGTTCTCACCGGCAGCATGCTCCGCCGCTACATGGCCTTGGGCCGATGCTACATGGGCCAACCAAGGCGGTCCCGAGACATCACCAATGGCATAAATATTGGGGACGGAAGTTTGATTAAATTCATTAATTGTGATGGCGCCCCGGTCTGTTTTGACTCCAATATCATCTAGACCAATATTCTCAATATTCCCCGTGACCCCAACTGCATTCAAAACAATATCCGCATCAATGGTTTGGCTCTTTCCACCCTTTTCAGCATGAACCTTCACTCTGGTTTTTAGCTTCTCAATTTGGGTCACTTTTGTTTCTGTGTAAATCTTAATGCCGGATTTTTTAAAACTTTTTTCCACTTCTTTAGAGACATCCACATCTTCTACTGGGAGGATGTTGGACATCATTTCAATTAGGTGAATCTGAGTGCCATATTCATTATAAAAATAGGCGAACTCTGCCCCAATCGCACCGGCGCCGATAATGACCATTTTCTTCGGCGGCTCCTTTAAAATCATGGCTTCTTTGGAGGTAATCACCTGTTTCCCGTCCGGCTCCATTCCTGGAAAAATTCTTGGCCGCGCCCCAGTGGCAATAATAATACTGTCCGCTTTTACCGAATCGTTCTTTTTGCCATTGGTCACTTCAATTTCATTGGCGGATTTCAATACTCCTCTACCGTTGATATGGGTAATCTTATTTTTCTTCATCAAGAATTCGATTCCCTTAGAAAGACGGTTGGAGACATCACGACTTCGTTTGATTGTTTTACTAAAATCCACATCATATTCCGGAATATTAATCCCAAACTTTTTACTATTTTTCACATAATGGAGAATTTCAGCATTTTTCAACAATGCTTTGGTGGGGATACATCCCCAATTCAGGCAAACACCACCCAAATTATCTTCATCTATAATGACTGTATTTTTACCCAATTGGGCCGCACGAATGGCAGCAACATACCCCCCGGGGCCACCGCCTAAAACAGCAATATCAAATTTTACCATAGTCTTTTTCTACTTTTGCAATCCGAACAATATATTTTTCATACCAAATCGCCTTACCGCGTTTTTTAACTATTTTATGTTCGCTGTGATTGCGCCATGCTTTAATGGATTCTTTATCTTTCCAATAGACCGATGTAATACCAAACCCATTAGATTCACGCACTGATTCTACCCCTAAGAATCCAGGCATATTTTGTGCAAGTTCAGACATTCGAGTTGATGCTGTATCATATTCTTCCTTTTCTTCAAGTGTATGAATCGAGGTAAAAATGACCGCATAATATGGTGGTTTTGGTGTATTGGCTAGGCTCATTTTATTTTCCTATAATGCTTAAAAATTCTGCTCGCGTTTCTGCCGATTTTCTGAATTGACCCAACATGGCAGATGTGGATGCATAACTATTTTGTTTTTCAACACCGCGCATTTGCATACAGAGATGACGGCCTTCCATGACAACGGCTACGCCAACTGGATCAAGTACTTCTTGTAGCGTATTAGCTACTTGAGATGTCAACCGTTCCTGCAATTGAAGTCTGCGGGAAAACATATCAACAATTCGGGGAATTTTTGAAAGGCCAATCACTTTCCCATCGGGCAAATAGCCCACATGGGCTCTACCAAAAAATGGAATCATATGGTGTTCACACATGGAAAAGAATTCAATGTCTCGAACAACGATTAGCTCACTACAATCTTCGTGAAAAACTGCGTCATTTATAATATCATTTAAATTGGCGCGGTAACCTTGAGAAAAATATTCCCAAGATTTGGCAACGCGCGTTGGTGTTTTTACCAACCCTTCCCGTTTTGAATCTTCCCCGATAATTTCGAGTAAATCCTTGGTAATGTTTTCTAACCGATCAAAATTTTTCGTCATAGTTATGCCTCTTCTGCAAATGAATGTTTAGCCCAATCGACTTCATCAGGATCTTCGTGGATTTTATCCTTCAAAGCCCATACCCCTAGGTAAAACAATGGTGTATCCAATAATGCCACCAATACCTTGAACATAAATCCGTTAGCCAATAAGGGCCAGAATCTTACCCAATCTATGGCGCCGGCCGTACATAACAGAATCAATACGGCTGATGTATCCACCAATTGGGAGACGATTGTTGAACCATTATTCCTTAGCCAAAGATGTTTTCCTTTGGTGAGCCTTTTCCAAAAATGAAATATTCTGATGTCAATATATTGGGCCGCTAAATAAGCCACCATGGATGCAAATACTGCCGGTCCAAATAATCCAAATACTTTTGTGAATGTTTCATCTCCCACCGGGGACCATTCGGTTTGGGGCACAAAGTTGGCAAGGATAACGACACCCATAACAAATACAGAAGCCACCAATCCCGATAACACAACCTGGTTGGCTTTCTTTTTTCCGTACAATTCTGAAATGAGATCCGTGACCAAGAATGTAACCGGATAGGGAAGTATGCCTACGGACAATTCAAAAGTATAAAGGCCGAACGGTGTCCATGTAAAAAATTTTTGGAAGATAAGGTTTGCGCTAATCAGTGAGGCAATAAAGATGCCCGTCAAAATGAGGAAAAGTCGGTTTTTAAAGTCCATTAACTCGCGGAGCTCGGACCGTAATAATCAGTAAAAATAGTGGGTGTTTCCCGGAGTCGAATTCTATGTAGTTTGGCCCCTTTCAATCGGGGGGCAATCTGTTCCCAAATGAACTGAACCAAGTTTTCAGAACTGGGCTGTTTATCCTTGAACCAATCCACTTCTTTTTCAATTTGGCTATGATCCAATATATCGATTACATGTGTTTCAACAATTTTCTTCAAGTGGCCCAAGTCAACAATGAATCCTGTTTCGGGATTAATCTCACCGGTCACCATGACCTCTAATGTATAGTTATGTCCATGGACTTTTGAATCGGGACCAAACACATCCCAGTTTTTTTCATCCGTCCAGTCCCCATGACCGTATTGATGGGCGGCGTTGAAATAGAAAACTTTGGTTAAATAGGGATTGTTCATTTTTTTATTGTATGCTACAAATATTATTGAAGGTATAATTTAGGCTATTGCCCTCTGTGGACAAAAGGATTATGGTTACAATTTAAAAGAAAAACGTCTCAGAAATTCTGAGCATTTATTTTCCGACAATCATCCATGTTTGTCGTTGTTATATACGAAGCCTTAGGAATCGTCAAACAGGGATGTTTGACGGACCGGCTAATTCTTCAACTCTAGAATTAAGTACTTTTTTGTCTATTGTATTAAATAACCGATAATTAAAACTATCTCTTAACGCCTGCCAACTGGCTTCAATGATATTTTCTGAAACGCCTACAGTTGACCACGATTCTTCTCCATCACTACTTTCAATCAACACACGAACCTTCGATTCGGTGCCGGCGCGCTCATCCAAAACACGCACTTTATAATCCACCAGTTTTACGTCATCGATTTCAGGGTAAAATCGAACCAATGCTTTTTTAAGCGCCAGATTTAATGCATTTACAGGCCCGACGCCGTCGGCAATTGTATGTTCAATTTCTCCATCTACAATTACTTTCAGCATCGCATCAGCACGCTTGTGCCCATCCTCATCATAATTCACATTGATGCGTGAATCCAATACATCAAAGAATGGTTTATAAGCGCCTAACTCTTCTTGTAGAATTAGTTCAAATGATGCTTCCGCTCCATCAAACTGGTATCCCGCATGTTCCAAAGACTTTATCCGATCCACAACCTTTTTGGTGAGTGCTTTGTCTCCATTGAGACGCACCCCCAGCTCCGATGCTTTATAGCGGACGTTACTCTGTCCGGAAAGGTCAGAAACCAAAACGCGTCTTTGGGCCCCCACTATTTCCGGTTCAATATGTTCATACATGGCGCTATTTTTCAGGACGGCACTTACATGAATGCCACCCTTATGGGCGAAGGCAGATCGGCCCACATATGCCGCCCGCTGATCCGGTGCCAAATTCATCACCTCCGATACATAATGAGATAAAGAAGAAAGTTTGGATAAATCTAAATTTTGGACCGGTTTCAAACCCAGTTTCAAAACGAGATTAGGAATAATACTCATAAGGTTGGCATTCCCACAGCGTTCACCCAATCCATTAAT
The Candidatus Neomarinimicrobiota bacterium DNA segment above includes these coding regions:
- a CDS encoding endopeptidase La, whose protein sequence is MSDEFEKDLNEDLLEESETYPVMPLRNTVLFPQQVIPIYIGRDKSLKLINELPPKSKHIVVVAQEDGSIEDPSPEDLYSFGTLAVVLKVFDMPDNSKSAIVQGIDRVKILSYKEKEPYYRAAVQRVADTSPTDDIELDAMGSNLRQVFGDLIQVAPNLSEEHTGMLSNIQKPSRLADRTVSLLTVSNPEKQEILEEL
- the lipA gene encoding lipoyl synthase, whose protein sequence is MEITAKRTISKKPKIRLQYGEDYKFVQEVVSTNKLNTVCEEARCPNIYECWGRGTATIMILGNTCTRSCGFCSVNTGKPQVLDEMEPVRTAMAVKKMNLSHVVITSVDRDDLKGDYGSKIWAETIKQIHHHVPECTVEVLTPDFQGFKPALETVFEAAPEIFSHNVECIERISRQVRAQSVWSRSLDVLKQSVDYGLLTKTSMMVGLGESKSEVVETMKEVVDLGVEIFTIGQYLQPTKNHLPVNRYVEDEEFEDYKRIGLELGFRVVESGALVRSSYHADEQARLAKVII
- a CDS encoding methyltransferase domain-containing protein, with protein sequence MPIDHVLKLYSESIRSPYLHYGFWDHPENVNVDNISLDEMVAAQGRYIEHLTSFIPEDVKTVLDVGAGIGGNSSYLLSQGYSVEALSPDEYQESVFAKKYNGEVKFHRTKFEDFEPEKQYDLVLESESACYIQIETGWKTARKTIRDGGYLLASDYFLHHNDGSGDWHIKAAHDEKIYMEKAKEYGFKLIREYDQTENTMPTLDGAKAFMERFIYPTVEFSSNYLDKKHPFILKVIKKAFGKKVNKKLKQFSLLESDDFRKYKRYMIYLFQKVD
- a CDS encoding 2-oxo acid dehydrogenase subunit E2 — its product is MIVDVVMPKMGESITEGTIIEWRKKVGDAIELDEILLEIGTDKVDSEIPSPTAGVLVEILAEPNDVLDVGAVIARVETEAGAAKPIASPPKKEKPVVEPDPIVEKPVEAPKPVTQTRPPIQASGEKKFITPVVNKIAAENGIGFEELMTISGSGKGGRVTKLDILKYLESRTAAPAPQQQSSIPKPATAPAFTGDEARVEMDHMRKLIAGHMRKSIETSAHVYVMTEVDMSAIVNYVNSQEDAFYKKEGYKLTYTPFIIQACVKALTANPDMNASIDGSAIIYHKNVNIGMAVAVDKGLMVPVMARCEELNFLGLCRKVRDMAVRTRNKQLNPDELQGSTFSISNFGVFNVTMGTPIINQPNVGILGVGVVKKRPVVIETNEGDTIGIKSMMFLSLGFDHRLVDGAGGSQFIESVRQNIENINLENII
- a CDS encoding tungsten formylmethanofuran dehydrogenase, with amino-acid sequence MPRLHGFQKKELLEIYRKMVLARRLDEKMMIMIRQGKSFFHIACSGHEAAQLAASSNLKPGEDWIYPYYRDAALTLGLGVTSKDHLLGFLARKDDPASGGRQMPQHFGDKELRIVSQSSPTGTQFLQSVGSALTRKWEGKKEVVYVSSGEGTTSQGEFHEALNWASREKLPIIFHVEDNEYAISVHISEQTSGGSVYSMVAGYQNLARYNVDGTDFFETHLAFQKAVDRARKGKGPSVIVSNVVRLLPHSSSDDQRKYRSEEDLETDRKRDPILRFEEACIEGKTIQQKEFDKIRDEVKTLVDKETEWAEQQEHPEKSTAMDYIYSHEPALEETNFNEISEKVVLVDAINHALSEEMGKNDKMVIFGEDVADPKGGVFTASRGLTNKYGKDRVFNSPLAEASIVGTGIGMACAGWKPVIEIQFGDYIWTAMMQIRNELSTMRYRSNNAWSCPVVIRVPVGGYIHGGLCHSQSIDGYFMHIPGIRIAYPSNAADAKGLLKAACRMDDPVLFMEHKGLYRQGFAATPEPDENYILPFGKARVLQEGAVLTIITWGAMVQKSIEAVKKEGIDPGIVEIIDLRTLNPLDEKTISASVEKTGKVLVVHEDNLTNGPGAEIAAIIAERHFEDLDGPIKRVGSADCHVPFNWFLEEEILPQTLNIQTALKELLEY
- the lipB gene encoding lipoyl(octanoyl) transferase LipB; translated protein: MKNQIKVIDLGQMDYQSSWDFQKEYHQKVLIGQAPDTLIFVEHEPVYTLGKNADENHLLQSAPKDAKVFNVERGGDITFHGPGQIVGYPILDLHRFKKNVSWYMRTLEQMMIDTLFTYGIEAGLKEGLTGVWVGDEKIGAQGVRISRWVTMHGFALNVNTDLNYYGGIIPCGIFEYGVTSMEKVLGGKQDLSLVKNKITQSFNDVFHMQEIVEVN
- the lpdA gene encoding dihydrolipoyl dehydrogenase, whose protein sequence is MVKFDIAVLGGGPGGYVAAIRAAQLGKNTVIIDEDNLGGVCLNWGCIPTKALLKNAEILHYVKNSKKFGINIPEYDVDFSKTIKRSRDVSNRLSKGIEFLMKKNKITHINGRGVLKSANEIEVTNGKKNDSVKADSIIIATGARPRIFPGMEPDGKQVITSKEAMILKEPPKKMVIIGAGAIGAEFAYFYNEYGTQIHLIEMMSNILPVEDVDVSKEVEKSFKKSGIKIYTETKVTQIEKLKTRVKVHAEKGGKSQTIDADIVLNAVGVTGNIENIGLDDIGVKTDRGAITINEFNQTSVPNIYAIGDVSGPPWLAHVASAQGHVAAEHAAGENAHPVDYSNIPGCTYCQPQVASLGMTEAVAKEMGHDIKVGRFDFRASGKALAIRESTGFVKIIFDAKYGELLGCHIVGSEATELIAELGVAKALETTWQEIAMTVHAHPTLSEAVMEAALDAFGQSVHQ
- a CDS encoding antibiotic biosynthesis monooxygenase; this translates as MSLANTPKPPYYAVIFTSIHTLEEKEEYDTASTRMSELAQNMPGFLGVESVRESNGFGITSVYWKDKESIKAWRNHSEHKIVKKRGKAIWYEKYIVRIAKVEKDYGKI
- the folE gene encoding GTP cyclohydrolase I FolE, whose translation is MTKNFDRLENITKDLLEIIGEDSKREGLVKTPTRVAKSWEYFSQGYRANLNDIINDAVFHEDCSELIVVRDIEFFSMCEHHMIPFFGRAHVGYLPDGKVIGLSKIPRIVDMFSRRLQLQERLTSQVANTLQEVLDPVGVAVVMEGRHLCMQMRGVEKQNSYASTSAMLGQFRKSAETRAEFLSIIGK
- a CDS encoding queuosine precursor transporter, which produces MDFKNRLFLILTGIFIASLISANLIFQKFFTWTPFGLYTFELSVGILPYPVTFLVTDLISELYGKKKANQVVLSGLVASVFVMGVVILANFVPQTEWSPVGDETFTKVFGLFGPAVFASMVAYLAAQYIDIRIFHFWKRLTKGKHLWLRNNGSTIVSQLVDTSAVLILLCTAGAIDWVRFWPLLANGFMFKVLVALLDTPLFYLGVWALKDKIHEDPDEVDWAKHSFAEEA
- a CDS encoding 6-carboxytetrahydropterin synthase, producing the protein MNNPYLTKVFYFNAAHQYGHGDWTDEKNWDVFGPDSKVHGHNYTLEVMVTGEINPETGFIVDLGHLKKIVETHVIDILDHSQIEKEVDWFKDKQPSSENLVQFIWEQIAPRLKGAKLHRIRLRETPTIFTDYYGPSSAS
- a CDS encoding citramalate synthase, with product MKPRIFEIFDTTLRDGTQGEGVNLSVEDKIRIALRLDEFGVDFIEGGWPGSNPKDEAFFKRIREEKLEVARICAFGSTARFPDKVKSDANLNAMLVAETSVVSLFGKSWKLHSEIGLELDESENEALIYESIRFLKSEGRHVIFDAEHFFDGYKDDSEFALRMVKAAEKAGADTVVLCDTNGGSLPSEISQIISTTKKTISAPLGVHAHNDSEMAVANTLVAVEAGVGHVQGTINGLGERCGNANLMSIIPNLVLKLGLKPVQNLDLSKLSSLSHYVSEVMNLAPDQRAAYVGRSAFAHKGGIHVSAVLKNSAMYEHIEPEIVGAQRRVLVSDLSGQSNVRYKASELGVRLNGDKALTKKVVDRIKSLEHAGYQFDGAEASFELILQEELGAYKPFFDVLDSRINVNYDEDGHKRADAMLKVIVDGEIEHTIADGVGPVNALNLALKKALVRFYPEIDDVKLVDYKVRVLDERAGTESKVRVLIESSDGEESWSTVGVSENIIEASWQALRDSFNYRLFNTIDKKVLNSRVEELAGPSNIPV